AAAAGCAACCTACTTCTAATCATTAAAAAATAAACAAAAAAGAACATGAAAATAGCCATCATCGGAACCGGAAACTTAGGAAAATCAATTGCCAAAGGATTGATTAAAAACAACACCTTTAGTCAACTCATTTTAACCAAAAGAAACCTCAAAGAATTAGAAGAGTTTGCTACTACCGAAAAAGTACAGCTAACCACTTGTAATATGGAAGCGGTTCAACAAGCTGATATTTTAATTTTTGCAGTACAACCAAGGCATTTTGAGCAAATACTACAAGAAATTCAACCAGTATTAACCCCAAATCATGTCATTATTTCTACCATTACGGGCTATTCTATTGATAAAATAGAAGCTAGTATTGGAGCTCAACACAATATTATCAGAGCGATGCCAAACACTGCTATTGCTGTAGGAAAATCTATGACTTGTATTTGTAGCAATACTAGTGCTAACGGACATGTACAATTGGCCTCTTCTATTTTTAAGGTCCTCGGAAATACTTTGGTAATTCCAGAAAGTCAAATGCAGGCCGCTACCGTGGTATGTGCAAGTGGAATTGCTTTTTGGATGCGTCTAATACGAGCAACGACACAAGCTGCCATTCAACTAGGTTTTGATGCTAAAGAAGCACAAGAACTTGCCATGTATACCAGTGAGGGAGCCGCTAATTTATTAATCAATACAGGTAGTCATCCAGAACAAGAAATAGACAAAGTAACCACTCCAAAAGGCTGTACTATTGAAGGTTTGAACGAGATGGAACACAAAGGACTAAGCGCTGCATTGATTCAAGGAATGGTATCCTCTTTCAATAAAATTAATACCATTAAAAAAGAGCAAATATGAGTCTGTTTAATGTATATCCGTTATTTAATATTACCCCTGTAAAAGGAAGGGATGTATTTGTATACGATACCAACAATCAAAAGTATCTAGATTTATATGGCGGCCATGCAGTGATCTCTATCGGACATGCGCACCCTGTCTATACTCAAGCCATACAAACACAAGTAAATGCATTGGGGTTCTATAGCAATTCTGTCCAAAACCCTTTGCAAACAGCACTGGCAACACAATTAACTCATATGGCGAATTGTGAAGACTACCAATTGTTTTTATGCAACTCAGGGGCAGAAGCCAATGAGAATGCCTTAAAGCTTGCCTCTTTTCATACAGATAAAAAGAAAGTGATTGCTTTTAAAAATTCTTTTCATGGTAGAACCTCGGCAGCAGTTGCCGCAACCGATAATCCGAAGATTATTGCTCCTATCAATGCACAACAAGAGGTAATTTTTATTGATTTTGAAGATTTAAAAGCAGTTGAAAAGGTATTACAAACCCATGAAGTATGTGCCGTGATACTAGAAACCATACAGGGAGTTGGTGGTTTAGACGAAGCTTCTACCTCTTTTTATGAAGGTGTAAGAGCACTTTGTACAAAGTACCATACCCTATTGATTGCCGATGAAATACAATCGGGATTTGGTAGAACAGGTGATTTCTTTGCATTTCAAAAACACGGTATTCAGCCAGATATTATCTCTATGGCTAAAGGAATGGGGAATGGTTTTCCTATTGGTGGTATTCTTATTCATCCAGCTATCAAAGCTTCTTTCGGATTATTAGGAACTACCTTTGGAGGAAATCATTTGGCTTGCGTTGCTTCTTTGGCTGTTTTAAAAACACTTGAAAAAGAACAGCTATTAGAGCATACCCTCAATGTTTCTAAATACTTGATAGCACAACTCAGCAAGATTCCACAAATAAGCGCTATTAAAGGAAGAGGACTTATGTTAGGAATCGAGTTTCCGTTTGCCATAGCCTCTTTAAGAAAGTCGCTGTTGTTTAATCAGCACATTTTTACAGGGAGTGCTAAGAATCCGAATTTATTAAGAATTCTACCTCCGTTGAGCTTACAAAAAGAACATGTAGATCTATTTATTCACGCCCTCCAACAAGAATTAAAAACCATTACATCATGAAACAGTATACCAGTTTAAATGATATAAAGAACCTAAATACGCTTGTTAAAAAGGCAATTCAATTGAAAAATGATCCTTTTCAGTATAGCCATTTAGGGAAAAACAAAACCTTAATCATGCTATTTTTCAATGCGAGCTTACGTACTAGATTAAGTACCGAAAAGGCCGCTAAGAATCTAGGAATGGAGGTGAGTATTTTAAACATCAATGCTACTTGGAATATAGAGTTTGAAGAAGGAACCATTATGGATTTAAATACTTCTGAACATATCAAAGAAGCCGCTCAGGTAATTTCTCATTATGGAGATATTCTTGCTATTAGAGCATTTCCAAGCTTAACCGATAAAGAAAAAGATACTACTGAGTGGGTATTACAGAGCCTTCAAAAGTATGCTAGTATTCCTATTGTAAATATGGAAAGTGCTACAGACCATCCGTTACAAGCACTCGCCGATGCGATTACTTTAGAAGAACATAACACCGTTCAAAAACCGAAAGTTGTATTGTCATGGGCACCACATCCGAAGGCATTACCACATTCGGTACCCAATGCTTTTGTACATCTTATGCATCGTATGAGTAACAATATTGATTTTGTAATTACTCATCCAAAGGGGTATGAATTAGATACCACCGTTACAAAAAATGCGAGTATTGTATATAATCAAGAAGAAGCGTTAAAAAATGCCGACTTTGTATATACCAAAAACTGGAGTTCTTTTTCTGACTATGGAAAAATACTTCCTATTGATACTAATTGGACGATTACCCAAGAAAAATTAGGTAACGCTAGGTTCATGCATTGTTTACCTATTCGAAGGAATGTCGTTGCAGAAGATGCCGTTTTAGACGGAAACAATTCTCTAGTCATAGCACAAGCAAATAATAGAACCTATGCGGCGCAAGCGGTGTTACAAGAAATATTGTTGGGATTGGTTAAGACCTAAGAAGAAAGAGGAAAGACAAGAAACAAGAAAATTAAAACTAACGTCATTACGAGTGAAACCAAGAGAAACGAAGTAATCTGTCTAAACATAACCTGCACAATAAACAGATTTCCGCGATGCCCTCGTAATGACAATAGAAAACAAAAAACAAATGAAAATCATAAAAATCGGAGGAAATATTATCAATAACCAAAGAGCTTTAGAAAATTTCTTGACCAATTTCCATCAAATAGAAGGTCCAAAGATACTAGTTCATGGAGGTGGTGAAATAGCTTCTAAATTAGCGAAAGAGTTAAATATTCCTGTACAAATGATTGATGGTAGAAGAGTTACCAATCAAGCAAACCTTGATATTATTACCATGGTATATGCAGGAAAAATTAATAAAAATATTGTTGCTAAACTACAAGCCAATCAAATAAACGCCCTAGGACTAACTGGCGCGGATGCCCAAACTATTGTTGCTCAAAAAAGATCTTCAAATCCAATTAATTTCGGGTATGTAGGTGATGCATTAAAAATTAATACGAATACGATTGAACTGCTGTTAAATCATAATATAACCCCAGTATTCTGTGCTATTACCCATGATAAAAATGGTGATTTACTCAATACAAATGCAGATACTATTGCTTCTGAAATAGCAATTGCCTTTGGTAAATATTATAGAACAGAACTCTATTACTGCTTTGATAAACAAGGGGTATTAAAAGATATCAATGATCCTACTTCTGTTATAGAAAAAATTCATTTTAAACAATACCAACAATTAAAAAAGAGACAAATCATTTTTAAAGGTATGATTCCTAAGCTTGATAATTGCTTCCATGCCTTACAAAACAATGTATCTCAAGTGCATATCGGCACTACAGAAATGCTATTTAATACAACAACACATACCACATTACAATTACAATGATTTCTAAACTCACTACAAAAGCCATATCTTTATTAAAAGACTTAATTGCTACACCGTCCTTTTCTTCGGAAGAAGCACATACAGCTCAACTGTTAGAAAACTGGTTTCAAAACTTTGATATTCCATACATACGAACGCAGAACAATGTATGGTCAGTAAATAAAGCATATGACCCTAAGAAACCTACTATATTATTAAACTCACATCACGATACGGTAAAGCCTAACAACGGATACACTAAAGACCCGTTTTATCCTATAGTAGAAGACGGTAAGTTATATGGATTAGGAAGTAATGATGCAGGAGGATGCTTAGTATCTCTATTGGCTACCTATACCTATTTTTATGAGCAACAAAACTTAACTTATAATTTAGTATTTGCAGGAACTGCTGAAGAAGAAAGTAGCGGACCTAATGGGTTAAATGGTTTGTTAAAAGAACTTCCGACCATAGATGTTGCTATTGTGGGAGAGCCTACTTTAATGCAACTAGCTATTGCAGAAAAAGGATTAGTTGTATTTGATGCTGAAGTTATAGGGACACCAAGTCATGCAGCACATCAAAATAATGATAATGCTATTTACAATACTGTTAAGGTATTGGAATGGTTTCAAAAATTACGATTTGAGAAAAGTTCAGAAACCTTGGGAGATGTAAAGGTTACAGTAACCCAAATTAATGCAGGAAAACAACACAATGCAGTACCTGCAAGTGTCTCTATGGTAGTAGATATTCGTGTAAATGATCAATATACCAATGAAGAAATCAATGATTATTTACAAAAGCATGCGCCTTGTACTAACATAACACCAAGAAGTTTGTACTTAAATTCTTCTTCTATATCAAAAGAACATCCATTGGTGCAAGCGGGAATTGAATTAGGAAGAAAAACCTACGGTTCCCCTACCCTTTCTGATCAATCTATACTAAACTGCCCATCACTAAAATTAGGTCCTGGAGATAGTAAACGGTCTCATACCGCTGATGAGTTTATTTACCTTCAGGAGATTGAAGAAGGTATTGATTTGTATATACAATTGTTGGAGAAAGTTGTTAGGTCTTAGATGTTAAGTAGAGTAAACAATTAACTAAAACCTAAGATTAAAGATCAGGACAAAAGACAACAAAATAGAATTTTGTTAGTAATATCTTTTAAAAACTAAGAACTGAGAACTGAGAACTGAGAACTGAAAACTAAAAAACAACGTCTTTAAGAGAAGAACGAAGCAACCTGTTAAAAACAAACGTAAACAATAAACAGATTCGCAAGGTGCTCTCGCAATAACAAGAAACAATAGTGTAAAAATTAAAATATAGAACCATGAAACTTTGGGACAAAGGAATAGATATAGATAAAAAAATAGAAAACTTCACTATAGGCAATGATAGAATCATCGATATACACATAGCGGCATACGATGTAAAAGCCTCTATAGCGCATGCACAAATGCTAGAAAGTATAAAAATTATTAATAAAGAAGAATACACACAGCTACTTGAAGGACTCGAAAAAATAGCCCAACAAATAGATAATGGAACCTTTGTTATTGATGATTACTTTGAAGACGTACATTCTAAAATAGAATATGAACTTACTCAACAATATGGTGAAGTTGGTAAAAAAATTCATACAGCACGTTCTAGAAATGATCAAGTATTAGTGGCCTTGCAATTATACTATAAAGATAATTTGACAACGCTTACACAACAAACAAAAACACTGTTTACTACATTATTAAAGTTAGCTGACCAATATAAAGATCTAGTATTACCAGGGTATACCCATTTACAAGTAGCTATGCCATCCTCCTTCGGACTTTGGTTTTCTGCCTATGCTGAGATATTGATTGACGATCTAAATATGATACAAGCAGCTTATAAAATCGTAGATCAAAATCCATTAGGATCAGCAGCAGGATATGGTAGCTCCTTCCCTATTGATAGAGATTTTACTACAAGAGCATTGAATTTTAGCACTTTAAAATACAACGTAGTAGCCGCACAGTTAAGCAGAGGAAAAAGTGAGCGTACCGTTGCTATGGCGTTGGGTAGTCTTGCAAATACTCTCGCGCGTTTTACTATGGACATTTGTTTGTATATGAGTCAGAATTTCGGATTTGTTTCCTTTCCTGATGAATTAACTACAGGAAGTAGTATTATGCCACATAAAAAGAATCCAGATGTATTTGAATTAATCCGCGGAAAGTGCAATAAAATTCAGGCTTTACATACCGAGACACTATTATTAACCAATAATCTACCTAGCGGATATCATAGAGATTATCAGTTGTTAAAAGAAAATATTATCAACGCTTTTGAAGAATTAAAAAACTCTTTAGATATTTTAAATTATGCTATACAACAAATTGAAGTAAAGGAAATTGACCTTACGGAAGAAAAATACAAATATCTCTACACTGTAGACAGTATAAACACGCTTATTCAAAAAGGAGTTAGTTTTCGTGAAGCTTATAAACAATTGGGAAAACAAATCAATGAGGGCACTTATATCCCCAATTCTTCCATAGTCCATTCACACATTGGAAGCATCAATAATTTGGCACTTGATAAGATACAGGAAAAATTAAACACATTCTTTTTATAATTTTTTACCCTATCTACGGATACCCGTAAGGATATAAGAAAAGAAAGGGTTATGTTTACATTGAATGGGAAGGATATAATTCACAACCATATCGTATTAAGGGAAAACAGGCAAAAACTACTTTAAGGATAAAGTAGTTTTTGTACTTTCTAACTAAAATCTTCTATTAATACGCAAACCCGTAAACAAAAGATATCTACAATCGTTAAGTTTGTATTAAATCCAAAAAACATCATCAAAACCAATCCGAAAAGTTATTATTGTATACGTTGAGTTGTGTACGTTTTCCAAACTAAAATTTTAAAAGGGTTGAAATTTAATTCGGATTGGTTTAACTCTTTATACTTTTTTTGAGATTTCTATCAATAGCAAATACTTTTAAAGCAATTATCTTTACAACCAATTAAAAAAAACTAAATCACTAATTGACAAAACATTAGATTTAATATTACTCATAAAAATACGGATAACCATAAGGTTTTTTCAAAAAAATAATGTAAGTTTGTTCATATCCATAAACAGTATAACTAGATAGTTCGGATTAATATAATATATCCGTACTTATACCATAAAGGGTAAGAAAACAAACTTAAACTGCTTTGCATCTATTGTAAAGTAGTTTTTGTTTTTATATAAATATCATCTTCCTTTTCCCAAATGATCAATAACTAAGAACAAGTAATGCTATCTCCCTACTCCACTTTAAATAATAAGAACTAGGCGTTAACCTAGTTCTTAAAAAACAATTATAAAATGTATTCAAAATAGTTTGAAGTATTTAGAACTTATACATTTTCTCATAAAACGCCAATCCGAAGGTTTATAGTTGTGCATTTAATTAACCTTGAGTTTTTCTGTGGTTTTAGATTATTCCGGATTGGCTTATAAACTTTTAAATGATAGTACTTTGCCCCATATGTACATTTTGGAAATTAATGTTACTATCTTCTTGATTGTAAATATAATCTGCAATAAAGTCTCCTACCTTACTAGTACCAAAATTTTTATCAGAATTAATATCCTCAGTAGTTATTCCTAATTCAAGTGATTTCTCCACTGCTTTCTCCACTGCTTGCGCTTCTTCATGTAATCCTAAATGTTGTAACAACATTGCTGCTGATAAAATCGATGCTAAAGGATTTGCGATATCCTTTCCTTTCGCTTGTGGATATGAACCATGAATTGGTTCAAATAATGCATTCTTATTCCCTACTGAAGCTGATGCTAACAAACCAATAGAACCTCCTATAACACTTGCTTCATCAGATAAAATATCTCCAAATAAGTTTTCTGTTAAGACCACATCAAAATGTTTAGGATTAAGTATTAATTGCATTGCCGCATTATCTACAAACATCGTTTCAAATGCTACATCAGGATATTGTGCTGCTAAAGTCGAGACTGTTTTCCTCCATAATCTTGAAGTTTCTAATACATTTGCCTTATCAACCAACGTTAACTTTTTACGCCTATTTTGAGCTTCTTTAAAAGCTAAATGCGCTATTCTTTCAATTTCTCCAACAGAATAAGAACAACCGTCAAACGCAATTTGACCATCATCACTCAATTCTTTAATTCCAAAATAAATTCCACCAGTTAATTCTCTATAAATAGAAATGTCTGTTCCTTGTATAATTTCTTTCTTTAGTGGAGAGTTTTTAATAAGTTGATTATATGCTTTTACTGGGCGTACATTACAAA
The sequence above is a segment of the Tenacibaculum sp. 190130A14a genome. Coding sequences within it:
- the proC gene encoding pyrroline-5-carboxylate reductase produces the protein MKIAIIGTGNLGKSIAKGLIKNNTFSQLILTKRNLKELEEFATTEKVQLTTCNMEAVQQADILIFAVQPRHFEQILQEIQPVLTPNHVIISTITGYSIDKIEASIGAQHNIIRAMPNTAIAVGKSMTCICSNTSANGHVQLASSIFKVLGNTLVIPESQMQAATVVCASGIAFWMRLIRATTQAAIQLGFDAKEAQELAMYTSEGAANLLINTGSHPEQEIDKVTTPKGCTIEGLNEMEHKGLSAALIQGMVSSFNKINTIKKEQI
- a CDS encoding aspartate aminotransferase family protein, which encodes MSLFNVYPLFNITPVKGRDVFVYDTNNQKYLDLYGGHAVISIGHAHPVYTQAIQTQVNALGFYSNSVQNPLQTALATQLTHMANCEDYQLFLCNSGAEANENALKLASFHTDKKKVIAFKNSFHGRTSAAVAATDNPKIIAPINAQQEVIFIDFEDLKAVEKVLQTHEVCAVILETIQGVGGLDEASTSFYEGVRALCTKYHTLLIADEIQSGFGRTGDFFAFQKHGIQPDIISMAKGMGNGFPIGGILIHPAIKASFGLLGTTFGGNHLACVASLAVLKTLEKEQLLEHTLNVSKYLIAQLSKIPQISAIKGRGLMLGIEFPFAIASLRKSLLFNQHIFTGSAKNPNLLRILPPLSLQKEHVDLFIHALQQELKTITS
- a CDS encoding acetylornithine carbamoyltransferase, which translates into the protein MKQYTSLNDIKNLNTLVKKAIQLKNDPFQYSHLGKNKTLIMLFFNASLRTRLSTEKAAKNLGMEVSILNINATWNIEFEEGTIMDLNTSEHIKEAAQVISHYGDILAIRAFPSLTDKEKDTTEWVLQSLQKYASIPIVNMESATDHPLQALADAITLEEHNTVQKPKVVLSWAPHPKALPHSVPNAFVHLMHRMSNNIDFVITHPKGYELDTTVTKNASIVYNQEEALKNADFVYTKNWSSFSDYGKILPIDTNWTITQEKLGNARFMHCLPIRRNVVAEDAVLDGNNSLVIAQANNRTYAAQAVLQEILLGLVKT
- the argB gene encoding acetylglutamate kinase; the encoded protein is MKIIKIGGNIINNQRALENFLTNFHQIEGPKILVHGGGEIASKLAKELNIPVQMIDGRRVTNQANLDIITMVYAGKINKNIVAKLQANQINALGLTGADAQTIVAQKRSSNPINFGYVGDALKINTNTIELLLNHNITPVFCAITHDKNGDLLNTNADTIASEIAIAFGKYYRTELYYCFDKQGVLKDINDPTSVIEKIHFKQYQQLKKRQIIFKGMIPKLDNCFHALQNNVSQVHIGTTEMLFNTTTHTTLQLQ
- a CDS encoding M20 family metallo-hydrolase is translated as MISKLTTKAISLLKDLIATPSFSSEEAHTAQLLENWFQNFDIPYIRTQNNVWSVNKAYDPKKPTILLNSHHDTVKPNNGYTKDPFYPIVEDGKLYGLGSNDAGGCLVSLLATYTYFYEQQNLTYNLVFAGTAEEESSGPNGLNGLLKELPTIDVAIVGEPTLMQLAIAEKGLVVFDAEVIGTPSHAAHQNNDNAIYNTVKVLEWFQKLRFEKSSETLGDVKVTVTQINAGKQHNAVPASVSMVVDIRVNDQYTNEEINDYLQKHAPCTNITPRSLYLNSSSISKEHPLVQAGIELGRKTYGSPTLSDQSILNCPSLKLGPGDSKRSHTADEFIYLQEIEEGIDLYIQLLEKVVRS
- the argH gene encoding argininosuccinate lyase — encoded protein: MKLWDKGIDIDKKIENFTIGNDRIIDIHIAAYDVKASIAHAQMLESIKIINKEEYTQLLEGLEKIAQQIDNGTFVIDDYFEDVHSKIEYELTQQYGEVGKKIHTARSRNDQVLVALQLYYKDNLTTLTQQTKTLFTTLLKLADQYKDLVLPGYTHLQVAMPSSFGLWFSAYAEILIDDLNMIQAAYKIVDQNPLGSAAGYGSSFPIDRDFTTRALNFSTLKYNVVAAQLSRGKSERTVAMALGSLANTLARFTMDICLYMSQNFGFVSFPDELTTGSSIMPHKKNPDVFELIRGKCNKIQALHTETLLLTNNLPSGYHRDYQLLKENIINAFEELKNSLDILNYAIQQIEVKEIDLTEEKYKYLYTVDSINTLIQKGVSFREAYKQLGKQINEGTYIPNSSIVHSHIGSINNLALDKIQEKLNTFFL
- the leuB gene encoding 3-isopropylmalate dehydrogenase: MKFNITVIAGDGIGPEVTAQAQKVLNAVANIYDHTFLFTQALMGACAIDETGNPLPDETIRLCKQSDAILFGAIGDPKYDNDPTAKVRPEQGLLKLRKELGLFCNVRPVKAYNQLIKNSPLKKEIIQGTDISIYRELTGGIYFGIKELSDDGQIAFDGCSYSVGEIERIAHLAFKEAQNRRKKLTLVDKANVLETSRLWRKTVSTLAAQYPDVAFETMFVDNAAMQLILNPKHFDVVLTENLFGDILSDEASVIGGSIGLLASASVGNKNALFEPIHGSYPQAKGKDIANPLASILSAAMLLQHLGLHEEAQAVEKAVEKSLELGITTEDINSDKNFGTSKVGDFIADYIYNQEDSNINFQNVHMGQSTII